A single window of Oerskovia paurometabola DNA harbors:
- a CDS encoding HU family DNA-binding protein, producing the protein MSLNKSELVSAIAAKSDLTKAQAENALNAFQEVLVESLGKGEAVKVTGLLSVERVERAARTGRNPRTGEEIQIPAGFGVKISAGSLLKKAVTK; encoded by the coding sequence ATGTCGCTCAACAAGTCTGAGCTCGTCTCGGCCATCGCCGCAAAGTCCGACCTCACCAAGGCTCAGGCCGAGAACGCCCTCAACGCGTTCCAGGAAGTCCTCGTCGAGTCGCTCGGCAAGGGCGAGGCCGTCAAGGTCACCGGCCTTCTCTCCGTCGAGCGCGTCGAGCGTGCCGCTCGCACGGGCCGCAACCCCCGCACCGGCGAGGAGATCCAGATCCCCGCTGGCTTCGGTGTCAAGATCAGCGCCGGCAGCCTCCTGAAGAAGGCCGTCACCAAGTGA
- the rpmB gene encoding 50S ribosomal protein L28, which translates to MSAVCQVLGTSPGFGRSISHSHVRTRRRVEPHVQHKRYWVPSLGRHVRLRVSAQGIRTIDRRGTDAVVAGIIARGEKV; encoded by the coding sequence ATGTCCGCCGTCTGCCAGGTGCTCGGCACCTCGCCGGGGTTCGGCCGCTCGATCTCGCACTCGCACGTGCGGACCCGGCGTCGTGTCGAGCCCCACGTCCAGCACAAGCGTTACTGGGTGCCGTCCCTGGGCCGGCATGTCAGGCTGAGAGTGAGCGCCCAGGGGATCAGGACGATCGACCGTCGAGGGACCGACGCGGTCGTCGCCGGAATCATCGCTCGAGGGGAGAAGGTCTGA
- a CDS encoding YibE/F family protein, translating to MSHHPHGHSHGSGPALPATRRVRVVLAAILVPALLLTIVGLVALWPRAADLPDQIPFTAQGTHVVRGVVTGEAEVETGLVPMRLDDGTQTEVVAPPEYVHHGFEVGDRLRMLYISQAEGDGSTPYAFLDFERGIPIAVLAIAYAALVLAVARLRGLAALAGLVVALVTIGQFTLPALLSGQNTLYVALVTSSAVMFVVLYVAHGFTARTSTAMVGTLVGLVLTAVLAWWGASTSHITGLTSEESLWLPSYAPAIDLQGIAICGIVLAGMGVLNDVTITQASTVWELRALAPWASRRELFTRAMRIGRDHIASTVYTIAFAYVGAALPLLMAVWLSDQALGVNLTSGEIAEEVVRTLVGSIGLVLAIPLTTAIAAVTVPTGPAPSRVPAEPAGPAQELARSTPFT from the coding sequence ATGAGCCACCACCCCCACGGGCACTCCCACGGGAGCGGCCCGGCGCTGCCAGCGACGCGACGGGTCAGGGTCGTGCTCGCGGCGATCCTGGTCCCGGCACTGCTCCTGACGATCGTCGGGCTCGTCGCGCTCTGGCCCCGCGCGGCCGACCTGCCCGACCAGATCCCGTTCACGGCCCAGGGCACCCACGTGGTGCGGGGGGTCGTGACGGGGGAGGCCGAGGTCGAGACCGGGCTCGTGCCCATGCGCCTCGACGACGGCACGCAGACCGAGGTCGTGGCCCCGCCCGAGTACGTCCACCACGGCTTCGAGGTCGGCGACCGTCTCAGGATGCTCTACATCTCCCAGGCCGAGGGCGACGGCAGCACCCCCTACGCCTTCCTCGACTTCGAACGCGGGATCCCGATCGCCGTGCTCGCGATCGCCTACGCCGCGCTCGTGCTCGCGGTCGCCCGGCTGCGAGGGCTGGCGGCGCTCGCGGGACTCGTCGTCGCCCTCGTGACGATCGGTCAGTTCACGCTGCCCGCGCTCCTCTCGGGCCAGAACACCCTGTACGTGGCGCTCGTGACGTCGTCGGCCGTCATGTTCGTCGTGCTCTACGTCGCCCACGGGTTCACGGCCCGGACGTCGACCGCGATGGTCGGGACCCTCGTCGGGCTCGTCCTGACCGCGGTCCTCGCCTGGTGGGGCGCCTCGACCTCGCACATCACCGGGCTCACGTCCGAGGAGTCTCTGTGGCTCCCGTCCTACGCCCCCGCGATCGACCTGCAGGGCATCGCGATCTGCGGGATCGTCCTCGCGGGCATGGGCGTGCTCAACGACGTGACGATCACGCAGGCCTCGACCGTCTGGGAGCTGCGCGCGCTCGCGCCCTGGGCGTCGCGGCGCGAGCTCTTCACGCGGGCCATGCGGATCGGGCGCGACCACATCGCGTCGACGGTCTACACCATCGCGTTCGCCTACGTCGGAGCGGCCCTGCCGCTGCTCATGGCCGTCTGGCTGTCCGACCAGGCGCTCGGCGTGAACCTCACGTCGGGGGAGATCGCGGAGGAGGTCGTCCGGACGCTCGTCGGGTCGATCGGGCTCGTGCTCGCGATCCCGCTCACCACGGCCATCGCGGCCGTGACTGTGCCGACCGGACCTGCCCCGTCCCGGGTGCCCGCCGAGCCTGCCGGACCGGCCCAGGAGCTGGCCCGGAGCACGCCCTTCACCTGA
- a CDS encoding SCO7613 C-terminal domain-containing membrane protein, whose translation MSEQWVEVATTRLRDQHACPGCGADLTSTRCGDCGLVLTGPWAVEVLRTSREAAFALERRASALRALRSAGVPRPASPHPVAPRPLTPVHTGVPRPASPRPVAPRPEGGAANPAPARSSLGLQPILASAGAGLLAVATIVFVFFTLADDLAVRALVTGVVTLLALATAAFLRTRGMAASAESIGALGVVLLLVDVELFLSARPLGGADPALVRGLLLLLVVVGLLAAGLRVRVRAWVAAGLILSPVVPVILAGTFPGLSASTFAAFSVALLAASLVTVLDLPVLRWSRERLGSPLTLEQTVLEVARFLAFPTAVVLALLVPPLPGVPGWSGAAALVLLAAGTACVLARSTGQRVWWWATGGATVLAGALLGVGSHPVWLATVPAAALLAGSVLVGVATWVRADGRTRSALVAGGSAVLGLAALPATAYGLTGPLVSVSTIRPTGTTWSFTTDRLAVAGTLDDAATTAALVGVAALLLAMLGVGRLDLGTAESTAATCGPAAGSAVGSATSPSAPARSGLVHAAGEAAPWVALVLALGVALHPAWAAVTSFAALAVLALALFVGAGRFARARRGGPATGASVVPATATPASAPRAPWPLGAWTAAALTGGFVATGLAALVSWAARPTVVLSGAVVLALLLVARRVVPALAHPFLVGVGYAYALLVLGTTLGWVGLGTTEAVAVVSVTASVVAIVVTRVRAVGQPSWWAVLVTTSVPFLLGVATVLDERSWWSAAAAATMLALEGVLVLTRRSEMARAVRVAAAGLLLPTASVVLVCLGAELVPGSASPVVLPLVAILTVAAVVGVPSAQAYLTVRGLPDRHVLDAGRAVEVSVLVTASLTVVLALVRVAAGPETTAIVLLVLGTGAAVVAGRPDRRWAWWVAGGLWVGALWSLLALLDVGLVEAYTAPPALAAVVVGGMLAARRSSVGGRLAGCGLGLLVLPSLLVSILVPQDVAWRNPAVLALGLVLVAGGETARRLAARGTRVSEAWAAGAASQLALAAILASVAGLVAALQSVQQAGATDPTRVYLVALAWSAAGAALAALAGDRLVAAVAPWGGTPRGVEGPDGAAPPALDPALRRWWAAPALVLAVVGPVGAVGESWTVIVLAWLVEVALLVLVVHTVRRAVAAGRREDLRWPPTWFVWLLALTAAIGAWRPRELRVEVFSLPLGAGLLVAGYLAFAATTRAAARAGEAGSVAGGSAGAVPDAASAVTWPRLADWPVGYAGSWRTLAVGIAATLGPSVLATYTDARTWRAVLVIGLALAAVLIGTRFHLAAPFVLGVVVLPIEILVVFVSQLGTAISAGPWMLTLTAAGGLLLIIAVYYERRMAAFDGAAAYLRDLR comes from the coding sequence ATGAGCGAACAGTGGGTCGAGGTCGCGACGACGCGGCTTCGTGACCAGCACGCCTGCCCGGGCTGCGGAGCCGACCTGACGTCGACCCGCTGCGGTGACTGCGGCCTGGTCCTGACGGGCCCGTGGGCGGTCGAGGTGCTGAGGACGTCGCGTGAGGCGGCCTTCGCGCTCGAGCGACGTGCCTCGGCGCTGCGCGCGCTGCGGTCGGCCGGCGTCCCGCGCCCCGCTTCACCGCACCCCGTGGCCCCGCGCCCCCTGACGCCCGTGCACACCGGCGTCCCGCGCCCCGCTTCACCGCGCCCCGTGGCCCCGCGCCCAGAGGGCGGCGCTGCGAACCCCGCCCCTGCGCGGTCGAGCCTCGGGCTCCAGCCCATCCTCGCGAGCGCCGGAGCGGGCCTCCTCGCGGTCGCCACGATCGTGTTCGTCTTCTTCACGCTCGCCGACGACCTCGCGGTGCGTGCGCTCGTCACGGGCGTCGTGACGCTTCTCGCGCTCGCGACGGCCGCGTTCCTGCGGACGCGCGGGATGGCCGCGTCGGCAGAGTCGATCGGCGCGCTCGGCGTCGTGCTGCTGCTCGTCGACGTCGAGCTCTTCCTCAGCGCACGCCCGCTCGGCGGCGCGGACCCCGCGCTCGTGCGCGGCCTCCTGCTGCTCCTGGTGGTCGTCGGGCTCCTGGCGGCCGGGCTCCGGGTCCGGGTGCGGGCCTGGGTCGCGGCTGGGCTGATCCTCAGCCCGGTCGTGCCCGTGATCCTCGCGGGCACGTTCCCCGGCCTGAGCGCCTCGACCTTCGCCGCGTTCTCGGTCGCCCTCCTGGCCGCCTCGCTCGTCACCGTGCTCGACCTGCCCGTCCTGCGGTGGTCCCGCGAGCGGCTCGGCTCGCCGCTGACCCTCGAGCAGACCGTGCTCGAGGTCGCGCGCTTCCTCGCGTTCCCCACGGCCGTCGTCCTGGCGCTGCTCGTGCCTCCGCTCCCGGGCGTCCCGGGCTGGAGCGGCGCGGCGGCGCTCGTGCTCCTCGCCGCGGGCACGGCCTGCGTGCTGGCCCGGTCCACCGGGCAGCGCGTGTGGTGGTGGGCCACGGGAGGGGCGACGGTCCTCGCGGGGGCGCTCCTCGGCGTCGGCTCCCATCCGGTGTGGCTGGCGACCGTGCCGGCCGCCGCGCTGCTCGCGGGGAGCGTCCTGGTCGGCGTCGCGACGTGGGTCCGGGCCGACGGTCGGACCCGCTCCGCGCTCGTGGCCGGCGGGTCGGCGGTGCTCGGGCTCGCCGCGCTGCCCGCGACCGCGTACGGGCTGACGGGCCCGCTCGTGTCGGTCTCGACGATCCGGCCGACCGGCACCACGTGGTCGTTCACGACGGACCGCCTCGCCGTGGCCGGGACGCTCGACGACGCCGCGACCACGGCTGCGCTCGTCGGCGTCGCGGCGCTCCTGCTCGCGATGCTCGGCGTCGGCCGCCTGGACCTGGGGACGGCGGAGTCGACGGCCGCGACCTGCGGCCCTGCGGCCGGTTCGGCGGTCGGCTCGGCGACCTCGCCGTCGGCACCTGCCCGGAGCGGGCTCGTGCACGCCGCGGGGGAGGCCGCACCGTGGGTCGCGCTGGTCCTTGCCCTGGGGGTGGCGCTGCACCCGGCCTGGGCGGCGGTCACGAGCTTCGCGGCGCTCGCTGTCCTGGCGCTCGCACTCTTCGTGGGTGCGGGCCGGTTCGCCCGGGCGCGCCGTGGTGGGCCCGCCACCGGCGCGTCGGTCGTCCCGGCCACGGCGACGCCGGCTTCGGCACCACGCGCCCCGTGGCCCCTGGGCGCCTGGACCGCGGCCGCCCTCACGGGCGGATTCGTCGCGACGGGGCTCGCGGCCCTCGTGTCCTGGGCGGCGCGCCCGACCGTGGTGCTGAGCGGCGCCGTCGTGCTCGCCTTGCTGCTGGTCGCTCGCCGCGTGGTGCCCGCCCTGGCGCACCCGTTCCTCGTGGGGGTGGGCTACGCGTACGCGCTGCTGGTCCTCGGGACGACGCTCGGCTGGGTGGGCCTCGGCACGACCGAGGCCGTCGCGGTCGTGTCGGTCACGGCCTCGGTCGTCGCGATCGTCGTCACCCGGGTCCGCGCGGTCGGGCAGCCGTCGTGGTGGGCCGTGCTCGTCACGACGTCGGTGCCCTTCCTGCTGGGCGTCGCGACCGTGCTCGACGAGCGCAGCTGGTGGTCCGCCGCCGCCGCGGCGACCATGCTCGCGCTCGAGGGTGTGCTCGTCCTGACCCGGCGGTCCGAGATGGCGCGAGCGGTCCGCGTGGCCGCGGCAGGCCTCCTGCTCCCGACGGCGTCGGTCGTCCTGGTCTGCCTCGGCGCCGAGCTCGTGCCCGGCAGCGCGTCGCCCGTGGTGCTGCCGCTCGTCGCGATCCTGACCGTCGCGGCCGTGGTCGGTGTCCCGTCCGCCCAGGCGTACCTGACCGTGCGCGGCCTCCCCGACCGGCACGTGCTCGACGCGGGACGCGCGGTCGAGGTGAGCGTGCTCGTGACCGCGTCCCTCACGGTCGTGCTCGCCCTGGTGCGCGTCGCGGCGGGCCCTGAGACCACGGCGATCGTGCTCCTCGTCCTCGGCACGGGGGCCGCGGTCGTCGCCGGACGCCCGGACCGCCGCTGGGCGTGGTGGGTCGCGGGCGGGCTGTGGGTCGGCGCCCTGTGGTCGTTGCTCGCCCTGCTCGACGTCGGGCTCGTCGAGGCGTACACGGCGCCGCCCGCGCTCGCGGCCGTGGTCGTCGGCGGGATGCTGGCCGCCCGGCGCTCGTCCGTCGGCGGGCGTCTGGCCGGGTGCGGGCTCGGGCTGCTCGTCCTGCCGTCGCTGCTCGTGTCGATCCTCGTCCCGCAGGACGTCGCGTGGCGCAACCCCGCGGTCCTCGCACTGGGCCTGGTCCTCGTCGCGGGCGGCGAGACGGCCCGGCGTCTCGCGGCGCGCGGCACCCGCGTGAGCGAGGCCTGGGCGGCGGGCGCGGCGTCGCAGCTCGCCCTGGCGGCGATCCTCGCGTCCGTCGCGGGGCTCGTCGCGGCGCTCCAGTCGGTCCAGCAGGCGGGGGCGACCGACCCGACCCGCGTCTACCTCGTCGCGCTCGCCTGGTCCGCGGCGGGGGCAGCGCTCGCGGCGCTCGCGGGCGACCGCCTCGTCGCGGCCGTCGCACCCTGGGGCGGTACCCCCCGAGGGGTCGAGGGGCCCGACGGCGCCGCTCCTCCCGCGCTCGACCCGGCCCTTCGTCGGTGGTGGGCCGCGCCCGCGCTGGTGCTCGCCGTCGTCGGGCCGGTCGGGGCCGTGGGCGAGAGCTGGACCGTGATCGTCCTCGCATGGCTCGTCGAGGTCGCGCTGCTCGTGCTCGTGGTGCACACCGTGCGCCGGGCCGTGGCGGCCGGGCGGCGCGAGGACCTGCGGTGGCCGCCCACATGGTTCGTGTGGCTCCTCGCGCTCACGGCCGCGATCGGGGCGTGGAGACCGCGCGAGCTGCGCGTCGAGGTCTTCTCGCTGCCGCTCGGCGCGGGGCTGCTCGTCGCGGGCTACCTGGCGTTCGCGGCGACGACGCGGGCCGCCGCCCGAGCGGGGGAAGCGGGCTCGGTGGCCGGCGGGTCTGCCGGTGCGGTGCCGGACGCTGCGTCAGCCGTGACCTGGCCCCGGCTCGCCGACTGGCCCGTCGGGTACGCCGGGTCGTGGCGCACCCTCGCGGTGGGGATCGCGGCGACGCTCGGGCCGTCGGTCCTCGCGACCTACACCGACGCCCGCACGTGGCGGGCCGTGCTCGTGATCGGGCTCGCCCTGGCCGCCGTGCTGATCGGGACGAGGTTCCACCTCGCCGCACCGTTCGTGCTGGGCGTCGTGGTGCTGCCGATCGAGATCCTCGTGGTGTTCGTGAGCCAGCTCGGCACGGCCATCTCGGCCGGGCCGTGGATGCTCACCCTGACGGCCGCGGGCGGGCTGCTCCTCATCATCGCGGTGTACTACGAGCGGCGCATGGCCGCGTTCGACGGCGCTGCGGCGTACCTGCGCGACCTACGGTAG
- the rpsN gene encoding 30S ribosomal protein S14 yields MAKKSKIARNEQREVIVARYAERRAELKKIIASPSASDADKEAAVTELRKQPRDASATRLRNRDVVDGRPRAYNRRFGLSRIRLRDMAHRGELPGVTKSSW; encoded by the coding sequence ATGGCCAAGAAGTCCAAGATCGCGCGCAACGAGCAGCGCGAGGTGATCGTCGCCCGGTACGCCGAGAGGCGCGCCGAGCTCAAGAAGATCATCGCGTCGCCCAGCGCCTCGGACGCCGACAAGGAGGCCGCCGTGACCGAGCTGCGCAAGCAGCCCCGCGACGCGAGCGCGACCCGCCTGCGCAACCGCGACGTCGTCGACGGCCGTCCGCGCGCGTACAACCGGCGCTTCGGGCTCTCCCGCATCAGGCTGCGTGACATGGCGCACCGCGGCGAGCTCCCGGGCGTCACCAAGTCCAGCTGGTAG
- a CDS encoding type B 50S ribosomal protein L31, producing the protein MKKDIHPEYGPVVFRDISADFAFLTRSTLAGGSASGPGRPDKTIEWTDGNTYPVVDVDISSASHPFYTGTARVVDTAGRVEKFRQRYGKGATGGAAKSDGR; encoded by the coding sequence ATGAAGAAGGACATCCACCCCGAGTACGGGCCGGTCGTGTTCCGCGACATCTCGGCCGACTTCGCCTTCCTGACCAGGTCCACGCTCGCCGGCGGCTCGGCGTCCGGTCCTGGGCGCCCGGACAAGACGATCGAGTGGACGGACGGCAACACCTACCCGGTGGTCGACGTCGACATCTCGAGCGCGAGCCACCCGTTCTACACGGGCACCGCGCGCGTCGTGGACACCGCCGGACGCGTCGAGAAGTTCCGTCAGCGGTACGGCAAGGGCGCCACGGGTGGCGCGGCGAAGAGCGACGGTCGCTGA
- the rpmG gene encoding 50S ribosomal protein L33, with product MAARTELRPVVRMRSTAGTGYTYVTRKNRRNDPDRLTLLKYDPVARRHVAFREER from the coding sequence ATGGCAGCACGCACCGAGCTGCGCCCCGTGGTCAGGATGCGTTCGACCGCAGGGACCGGGTACACCTACGTGACCCGCAAGAACCGCCGCAACGACCCGGACCGGCTGACCCTGCTCAAGTACGACCCGGTGGCGCGACGACACGTCGCGTTCCGTGAGGAACGGTAA
- a CDS encoding Lrp/AsnC family transcriptional regulator — protein sequence MRSYDAVDLDLLVALAKDPRGTIVALAERLRLSRNTVHARMAHLEEAGAFLDFDRRISPEFLGHPLTAFIEVEVKQKELSRIVATLAEIPEVLQAHGRSGTSDLRVLVACRTTDHLFRIDAAILAIDGVERTETSLSMGELIPYRVRPLIERARKTL from the coding sequence GTGCGCAGCTACGATGCCGTCGACCTCGATCTCCTCGTCGCGCTCGCGAAGGACCCGCGCGGCACGATCGTCGCGCTGGCCGAGCGCCTGCGGCTCTCCCGGAACACGGTGCACGCACGCATGGCCCACCTCGAGGAGGCCGGGGCGTTCCTCGACTTCGACCGGCGCATCAGCCCGGAGTTCCTGGGCCACCCCCTGACCGCGTTCATCGAGGTCGAGGTCAAGCAGAAGGAGCTCAGCCGCATCGTGGCGACGCTCGCGGAGATCCCCGAGGTGCTCCAGGCGCACGGGCGCAGCGGCACCTCCGACCTGAGGGTGCTGGTCGCGTGCCGCACCACGGACCACCTGTTCCGCATCGACGCGGCGATCCTCGCGATCGACGGGGTCGAGCGCACCGAGACGTCGCTCTCGATGGGAGAGCTCATCCCGTACCGGGTGCGGCCCCTGATCGAGCGGGCACGCAAGACCCTCTAG